A single genomic interval of Pithys albifrons albifrons isolate INPA30051 chromosome 11, PitAlb_v1, whole genome shotgun sequence harbors:
- the SSR3 gene encoding translocon-associated protein subunit gamma has product MAPKGGPGGRQQSEEDLLLQDFSRNLSAKSSALFFGNAFIVSAIPIWLYWRIWHMDLVQSAVLYSVMTLISTYLVAFAYKNVKFVLKHKVAQKREDAVSKEVTRKLSEADNRKMSRKEKDERILWKKNEVADYEATTFSIFYNNTLFLVLVIIASFFVLKNFNPTVNYILTISASSGLIALLSTGSK; this is encoded by the exons ATGGCTCCCAagggcggccccggcgggcgGCAGCAGTCGGAGGAGGACCTGCTCCTGCAGGATTTCAGCCGCAACCTCTCGGCCAAGTCCTCCGCGCTCTTCTTCGGCAACGCCTTCATCGTGTCCGCCATCCCCATCT ggCTTTATTGGAGAATATGGCACATGGATCTTGTTCAGTCTGCAGTCCTGTACAGCGTGATGACCCTCATCAGTACCTACCTGGTGGCTTTTGCATATAAGAACGTCAAGTTTGTCCTCAAACACAA GGTAGCCCAGAAAAGAGAGGATGCTGTTTCCAAGGAGGTGACTCGCAAGCTGTCCGAGGCAGACAACAGGAAGATGTCCCGGAAGGAGAAGGATGAAAG AATTctgtggaagaaaaatgaagttgCAGACTATGAAGCAACAACTTTTTCCATCTTCTACAACAATACCCTGTTTTTGGTCCTGGTCATCATCGCTTCGTTTTTTGTGCTGAAGAACTTCAACCCCACTGT AAACTACATTCTTACTATAAGTGCTTCATCAGGACTGATTGCTCTGCTCTCCACAGGCTCTAAGTAG